The following proteins are encoded in a genomic region of Desulfosporosinus youngiae DSM 17734:
- a CDS encoding zinc-dependent dehydrogenase, whose amino-acid sequence MRAAVLEAIETLTLTEVDTPQCGEGEVLIRTQACGICRTDLKCLTQGQKDLKVPRILGHEIAGIVAAKGPGVSQVSLGDRVQVAPGIPCGTCSYCLRGQDNLCDSMKIIGFHLNGGFAEYLLVPARGVKNGVLQRIPDHVSFAEAALTEPLACSVNMQSSLNVSDEDSLLIIGAGPLGILNAKLARANGVRKIIVAEINERRIKQAEKLPIDCVINVKEKDLVKEIMALTKGAGVDAAIPCCPGLEAFSQGLNALAKRGRLGFFSGLIGNTVPGFDLNTIHYKELLVLGAYGCSLSHNRKALALIAEDKVRVKTMISRKLPLDEVGSGLEMVRRMSETSIIVEF is encoded by the coding sequence ATGAGAGCGGCTGTACTGGAAGCTATTGAAACGTTGACCCTGACAGAGGTGGATACTCCTCAATGCGGAGAGGGGGAAGTCCTCATCCGGACCCAGGCCTGCGGAATCTGCCGCACGGATCTGAAATGCTTAACTCAGGGGCAAAAAGATTTAAAGGTCCCGCGGATTCTGGGACACGAAATTGCCGGGATTGTGGCTGCCAAGGGTCCGGGTGTCAGTCAGGTCTCCCTGGGGGACAGGGTTCAGGTAGCTCCCGGAATACCCTGCGGTACCTGCAGTTATTGTTTGAGAGGTCAGGATAATCTCTGCGATTCGATGAAGATTATTGGCTTTCATCTGAATGGCGGCTTCGCCGAGTATTTATTAGTTCCGGCCAGGGGGGTTAAAAACGGCGTACTGCAAAGGATACCCGATCATGTTTCCTTTGCAGAAGCTGCCCTCACTGAGCCTTTGGCCTGTTCAGTTAACATGCAAAGCTCTTTAAATGTCTCAGATGAGGACTCGCTGCTTATTATCGGGGCAGGGCCTTTGGGGATTTTAAATGCTAAATTAGCCCGAGCCAATGGTGTCAGGAAAATTATAGTAGCCGAGATTAACGAAAGGAGAATCAAGCAGGCGGAGAAATTGCCTATTGACTGTGTGATCAACGTCAAAGAAAAGGATTTAGTTAAAGAAATCATGGCGCTGACCAAGGGGGCGGGAGTGGATGCGGCAATTCCCTGTTGTCCGGGTCTGGAAGCTTTTAGTCAGGGCCTGAATGCTTTAGCCAAAAGAGGACGCCTGGGCTTTTTCAGTGGTTTAATAGGCAATACAGTCCCAGGCTTTGACTTGAATACTATCCACTACAAAGAGCTGTTGGTTTTGGGAGCTTATGGCTGCTCTTTGTCTCATAACAGAAAAGCCCTGGCGCTGATTGCGGAAGATAAGGTCAGGGTGAAAACTATGATCAGCCGCAAACTTCCTTTAGATGAAGTGGGAAGTGGTTTGGAAATGGTGCGCAGGATGTCTGAAACATCCATCATTGTTGAGTTTTAA
- the trpD gene encoding anthranilate phosphoribosyltransferase, which translates to MCAEKAKEFGSVITRLIQSQNITRKEAKAVFSEILRNEPSPMNQGAFLAALAAKGETAEEIAGSWEAIYELDTVKVNPETELPLVDNSGTGMDSFKTFNISTAASIIAAANGIRMAKHGSRAITSYCGTIDILEELGVDVECHPEIVKKSIEKAGIGIFNGMSPQVHPQALGRILAQISFGTVLNIAASLANPALPQYGVRGVYAKEMLEPVARVMKEIGYKKALVVHGVTEDGTLGMDEASNLGETFIAELKEDGSILKYSFTPEDLGIKRGRKEEIASLNNLKEETIRMLALLNGKDWGARSDIVCLNAALIVYLMNQVSTIREGFEKAQEIIAAGKAMEKLRDWVAAQNHNPEKGLARLEKLTRKALAG; encoded by the coding sequence ATGTGTGCAGAAAAAGCTAAAGAATTCGGGTCCGTCATAACCAGGCTCATTCAGTCCCAAAACATCACCAGGAAGGAAGCCAAAGCCGTGTTTTCAGAAATCCTCCGCAATGAGCCCTCGCCTATGAATCAAGGCGCCTTTCTGGCTGCTCTGGCGGCCAAAGGTGAAACGGCTGAGGAGATTGCGGGAAGCTGGGAGGCTATCTATGAACTGGATACAGTCAAGGTGAATCCTGAAACAGAGCTGCCTTTAGTGGACAATTCCGGTACCGGAATGGACTCATTTAAAACCTTTAATATCAGCACGGCTGCTTCAATTATTGCCGCAGCCAATGGAATCAGAATGGCAAAACACGGCTCCAGGGCTATTACCTCCTATTGCGGCACGATTGACATTCTGGAAGAACTGGGTGTGGATGTGGAATGCCATCCGGAAATAGTCAAAAAAAGCATTGAAAAAGCAGGAATTGGTATTTTTAATGGCATGAGTCCCCAGGTTCATCCCCAGGCTTTAGGCAGAATTCTGGCGCAAATTTCTTTCGGCACGGTCCTTAACATCGCTGCCTCTCTGGCCAACCCGGCCCTGCCCCAATACGGGGTGCGCGGGGTGTATGCCAAAGAAATGCTGGAACCCGTGGCCCGGGTCATGAAGGAGATTGGCTACAAAAAGGCCCTGGTAGTTCATGGAGTGACTGAAGACGGTACCTTAGGCATGGATGAAGCCTCCAATTTGGGAGAAACTTTTATTGCCGAATTAAAAGAAGACGGAAGTATCCTCAAGTACTCCTTTACTCCCGAAGACCTGGGAATCAAGAGAGGTAGGAAAGAAGAGATTGCTTCCCTCAATAACCTGAAAGAAGAAACTATCCGCATGCTGGCCTTGTTAAATGGAAAGGATTGGGGAGCCCGTTCCGATATTGTTTGTTTAAATGCGGCCCTGATAGTTTATCTTATGAACCAAGTCAGCACTATCCGGGAAGGGTTTGAGAAGGCTCAAGAAATTATTGCCGCTGGTAAGGCTATGGAAAAATTACGGGATTGGGTAGCGGCGCAAAATCACAATCCTGAAAAGGGATTAGCCCGATTGGAAAAACTGACCAGGAAGGCTTTGGCCGGTTAA
- a CDS encoding cell wall-binding repeat-containing protein: MEMKRKSVIRMRRSLAFILTFIMAFYMSFACEMNALARDYGDKNLQGSEQALTVVFAPHGGVFKDDGRTEPRETIFFTDSIDNDNQYYKIIADTDIPELEERSGYVLEGWYLKGKKLAEGDRIFNDVTFDARWSEPDSAVNPGPDPEAAADADINPGTDSGVEAGLDADSDPDADGDTDTDAGIDEGTDPGLDTGGDIDSGTENGSGETGLEENSENSEAVLQGEEISVAFNPQGGIFKDDETKEIRGFIFFANNTDNDNQYYKLADGEDIPLLAERPGYSFEGWYCQGTKLEAGSRIFDGAAFEARWSEAVTVNLLAADSEFKEFGEKEFTVEGEEVTLFFDPKGGAFADDGAAETRELALPADELDGDHYYYSIISAEDIPELADRPGYTFAGWYFEGEKLAAGDHLYGELIQFDAKWKGTNTATVNENVKGLFGGTLPLIKFGGAGQMAQLSVQALAEPKSAETLAAVAAALSIAEPDVNSAVQLDIDLVSGTVGPYGVVITMPVPQALAGADRIAAIHYGSTTEAVRCEISEDGDSLSFTLESFSPVVLMAGGAPDYATVYIENVRGGVLAVFNSKDVKLLPVGENVQVAIGDTLYMLAYPMEDGKGTIASVGTRAETTGGRPIPLVGPYGGTYTLTVTQDTILTTTFERRADDSLSVQPAEEGFPVGAGETGRSISTTLKAYRNGDVLSGATFAKSGEKSGFEFTLTEDGLLTSAGEVELGRYTVYVDVTYDGETYAELPVTINSGSAVTIEQYLANNVRSDLLNMCFDKSLAYAQGTGMETVLNNGYAAFPMYNYDNFAGVYTADGKKVAATDNAVPQAENHYFMRHANNEGELYSLTVRSLPSGSSGAKEFGEKEFTVTDEVVTLFFDPKGGAFENNGTTETREVVLPARELDDDGYYYSIISAGNIPVLADRPGYTFEGWYFDGEKLEAGDHIYGELIQFDAKWRGTNTATVDETVKGFFGGALPLIKFGGAGQTAQLSVQALAEPKSSETLTADAAALNITSPEVDSAVQLDIDLVSGTVGTYGVIITMPVPEALANADEIAAIHYGQTTEAVRCEISEDGDTLSFTLESFSPVVLLAGKAPEYATVYIENVRGGVLAAFNSRDVKLLPVGENVQVAIGDTLHMLAYPMEDGKGKIESVATEAETTGGRPILLDGPYYGTYTLTVTQDTILSTTFERVAADDDSISVMPAQESFPVAAGETGTSISTTLRAYRNGNLLTGATFAKSAEESGFDFALTEGGVLTGEGEVELGCYTVYVDVTYGGETYEGLPAAINSGSSVTIEQYLANNVRSDLLNMCFDKSLAYAQGTRMETVLNNGYAAFPIYNYDTFAGVYTADGRKAADSDNAVPQIKNHYFVRHTNNEGALYSLTVQSLPGGSADDDDNNDNDDDSDSGSSGSSGSTAKDKYVPNSSIVEKASEVRVTLTGSSSKISSAQLKKLIDKNKDKPIVFNGADYTITFAPGSMQATAGQTGIDFGLKTAVAAGSINLPDSDAGNLVLVLSFKHSGALPGEAAVRVKAGSSYAGQTLHYYYYNESTDQLEYRQSVRVDSQGFVTVNQDHCSDYVLLTQKLTVKEIGLARIYGESRYDTAVEIAKAYFSAGADTVILARGDVSADALPAVPLAKKLDAPILLTPPDHLPDSVLAQIQALGAKKVIITGGIGAVLPAVSDQLAAQGISVERIYGTTQYETAYEIAKALGSGAGQAVLVNGNSGQGSFADALSIASWAGYQGVPILYAGGEGETLPEATARAFNELGVSQTLLIGGTAVLPQGLESLVPNAKRYDGIDRYGTNARVLANLQPDPQAIYVVSGRDFADALSAAAVAAQNNAWLLLAGYQGEGGSNGLTLEQQALLQSAKEKVEEVRIFGGTMAVPQSTLEAVKALLED; encoded by the coding sequence ATGGAAATGAAAAGAAAAAGTGTAATCCGAATGAGACGATCCTTAGCATTCATCCTGACTTTCATTATGGCTTTTTACATGAGCTTTGCTTGTGAAATGAATGCTTTGGCCAGGGATTACGGCGACAAAAATCTTCAGGGATCGGAGCAGGCATTGACAGTTGTCTTTGCTCCTCACGGCGGAGTATTTAAGGATGATGGGAGAACAGAACCAAGGGAGACTATTTTTTTTACGGATAGTATTGATAATGATAATCAATACTATAAGATAATTGCCGATACAGATATTCCTGAACTGGAAGAACGCTCCGGTTATGTTTTGGAAGGCTGGTACCTGAAGGGAAAGAAGCTGGCAGAGGGCGACCGTATTTTTAATGATGTCACCTTTGACGCCCGGTGGAGTGAGCCGGACAGTGCTGTAAACCCTGGCCCTGACCCGGAGGCTGCTGCCGATGCGGACATCAATCCCGGCACTGACAGCGGTGTCGAGGCGGGACTTGACGCTGACAGTGATCCAGACGCCGACGGGGATACGGACACAGATGCCGGTATAGATGAGGGTACAGACCCGGGCCTTGACACCGGCGGCGATATTGATTCGGGAACGGAGAACGGTTCCGGAGAAACGGGACTTGAGGAGAATTCAGAGAATAGTGAGGCAGTACTGCAGGGTGAGGAGATTAGCGTTGCTTTTAATCCTCAGGGCGGAATATTTAAGGATGACGAGACAAAGGAAATTAGGGGGTTTATTTTTTTTGCCAACAACACTGATAATGATAATCAATATTATAAATTAGCTGACGGTGAGGACATACCGTTGTTGGCGGAAAGACCGGGCTATAGTTTTGAAGGATGGTATTGCCAGGGAACAAAGCTGGAAGCTGGCAGCCGGATTTTTGACGGCGCTGCTTTTGAGGCCCGATGGAGTGAGGCCGTTACGGTCAATCTCTTGGCAGCAGACTCGGAATTCAAAGAGTTCGGTGAGAAAGAATTCACGGTGGAAGGGGAAGAAGTCACCCTCTTCTTTGATCCCAAAGGCGGGGCCTTTGCGGATGACGGCGCTGCGGAAACCAGGGAACTTGCCCTTCCTGCCGACGAGCTGGATGGGGATCATTACTACTACAGCATCATTTCTGCCGAAGATATTCCCGAGCTGGCGGACCGGCCCGGTTATACCTTTGCAGGCTGGTACTTTGAGGGGGAAAAGCTGGCAGCCGGCGACCACCTTTACGGGGAACTCATCCAGTTTGACGCCAAGTGGAAGGGAACTAATACCGCCACAGTTAATGAAAATGTCAAGGGATTGTTTGGCGGAACCCTGCCCTTGATTAAGTTTGGCGGAGCCGGGCAAATGGCCCAGTTATCCGTTCAAGCCCTGGCAGAGCCCAAAAGCGCCGAAACCCTGGCTGCGGTTGCTGCTGCTTTAAGCATTGCCGAGCCGGATGTGAACTCGGCGGTTCAACTGGACATCGACCTGGTTTCAGGGACAGTGGGTCCTTACGGGGTTGTGATCACCATGCCGGTTCCCCAGGCCCTGGCGGGTGCGGACCGGATTGCGGCCATTCATTACGGTTCAACCACAGAAGCGGTTCGCTGCGAGATTTCCGAGGATGGGGACAGCCTGAGCTTCACCCTGGAATCCTTCAGCCCGGTGGTCCTGATGGCAGGGGGAGCGCCGGACTATGCCACGGTTTACATTGAAAATGTCAGAGGCGGGGTTCTGGCGGTGTTCAATTCCAAGGATGTCAAATTGCTGCCGGTAGGAGAAAATGTGCAGGTAGCTATTGGCGATACCCTGTATATGCTGGCCTATCCCATGGAGGACGGCAAGGGAACCATTGCCTCCGTCGGTACACGGGCGGAGACCACCGGCGGCCGGCCTATTCCTCTCGTCGGTCCTTACGGGGGTACCTATACCCTGACCGTCACTCAGGATACCATTCTCACTACTACCTTTGAACGAAGGGCCGACGATTCCCTATCCGTCCAACCCGCTGAGGAAGGTTTTCCGGTAGGGGCAGGTGAGACGGGAAGGTCCATCAGCACCACTCTCAAGGCCTATCGGAACGGAGACGTTCTGAGCGGGGCAACCTTTGCCAAATCCGGTGAAAAAAGCGGCTTTGAGTTTACGCTGACAGAGGACGGCCTGCTGACCAGCGCCGGTGAAGTGGAGCTGGGCCGCTATACGGTTTATGTAGATGTCACTTACGATGGGGAGACCTATGCAGAGCTCCCGGTCACGATTAACTCCGGCTCCGCTGTAACCATTGAGCAATACCTGGCCAATAATGTGCGCAGCGACCTGCTCAATATGTGCTTCGATAAATCCCTGGCCTATGCCCAGGGCACTGGGATGGAAACGGTTTTAAACAACGGCTATGCGGCGTTTCCCATGTATAATTACGATAACTTTGCCGGCGTCTATACAGCCGACGGGAAAAAGGTTGCCGCCACTGATAACGCGGTGCCCCAGGCTGAGAACCACTACTTTATGAGACATGCCAATAATGAAGGAGAGCTGTACAGTCTGACTGTCCGATCTCTGCCCAGCGGCAGCTCGGGAGCCAAAGAGTTTGGCGAAAAGGAATTCACGGTGACGGATGAGGTAGTAACCCTCTTCTTTGATCCTAAAGGCGGAGCCTTTGAGAATAACGGCACAACTGAAACCAGAGAGGTTGTCCTTCCTGCCCGAGAACTGGATGACGATGGATATTATTACAGCATCATCTCTGCCGGGAATATTCCCGTACTGGCGGACCGCCCCGGCTATACCTTTGAAGGCTGGTACTTTGACGGTGAAAAGCTGGAAGCCGGCGACCACATTTACGGGGAGCTGATCCAGTTTGACGCCAAATGGAGAGGGACCAATACAGCCACTGTTGATGAAACTGTCAAAGGATTCTTTGGCGGAGCCCTGCCGCTGATTAAATTCGGCGGGGCGGGGCAAACGGCTCAATTATCCGTTCAGGCTCTAGCGGAACCTAAAAGCAGCGAAACCTTGACTGCTGATGCCGCCGCCTTAAACATTACCTCGCCGGAAGTAGATTCAGCGGTTCAGCTGGACATTGACCTGGTCTCGGGAACCGTCGGTACCTATGGGGTTATTATCACCATGCCGGTTCCTGAGGCACTGGCGAATGCGGATGAGATTGCCGCCATTCATTACGGCCAAACCACAGAAGCGGTTCGCTGCGAGATTTCCGAGGATGGGGATACCCTGAGCTTTACACTGGAGTCCTTCAGCCCCGTTGTCTTGCTGGCCGGGAAAGCGCCGGAATACGCCACGGTTTACATTGAAAACGTCAGAGGCGGGGTTCTTGCGGCATTCAATTCCAGAGATGTAAAATTACTGCCGGTGGGAGAAAATGTGCAGGTAGCCATTGGAGATACACTGCATATGCTGGCCTATCCCATGGAGGACGGCAAAGGGAAGATTGAATCCGTTGCCACGGAAGCGGAAACGACCGGCGGTCGTCCCATTCTTCTCGACGGTCCCTATTACGGCACCTATACCCTGACCGTCACTCAGGATACTATTCTCAGCACAACCTTTGAACGGGTTGCAGCAGATGACGATTCCATATCCGTCATGCCCGCTCAGGAGAGTTTCCCGGTGGCGGCAGGTGAAACGGGAACTTCTATTAGTACAACTCTCCGGGCATACCGGAACGGAAACCTTCTCACTGGGGCCACCTTTGCCAAGTCCGCGGAGGAAAGTGGCTTTGACTTTGCGCTGACAGAGGGGGGAGTGCTGACCGGCGAGGGCGAAGTAGAGCTGGGCTGCTATACGGTTTATGTGGATGTCACTTACGGCGGAGAGACCTATGAAGGGCTGCCTGCAGCCATCAACTCCGGCTCATCTGTAACCATTGAGCAGTACTTAGCTAATAATGTGCGGAGTGACTTACTCAATATGTGTTTCGACAAATCCCTGGCCTATGCCCAAGGCACTCGGATGGAAACGGTTTTAAACAATGGCTATGCGGCGTTCCCTATATACAATTACGACACTTTTGCCGGCGTCTATACAGCCGACGGGAGAAAGGCTGCCGACAGCGATAACGCAGTACCTCAGATTAAGAACCACTACTTTGTGAGACATACCAACAATGAGGGAGCGCTGTACAGCCTGACCGTCCAATCCCTTCCCGGCGGCAGTGCGGACGATGACGATAATAACGATAATGACGATGATTCGGACAGCGGTTCAAGCGGCAGTTCAGGCTCAACTGCCAAGGATAAATATGTACCTAACTCCTCTATTGTGGAAAAAGCAAGTGAAGTGAGGGTTACTCTTACCGGCAGTTCCTCTAAAATTTCTTCTGCTCAGCTTAAGAAACTCATTGACAAGAATAAGGATAAACCCATTGTCTTCAATGGCGCCGATTATACCATAACCTTTGCCCCGGGCAGCATGCAGGCGACCGCCGGGCAGACGGGGATTGACTTCGGTCTTAAGACCGCTGTCGCTGCCGGCAGCATAAATCTCCCGGATTCGGACGCGGGCAACCTGGTCCTGGTTTTAAGCTTTAAGCACAGCGGAGCTTTGCCGGGAGAAGCCGCCGTCAGGGTTAAAGCCGGCAGCAGCTATGCAGGCCAAACCCTTCATTACTATTACTATAATGAAAGCACAGATCAGCTGGAATACAGGCAAAGCGTCCGTGTAGACTCCCAAGGCTTTGTCACGGTAAACCAGGACCATTGTTCCGATTACGTCCTTCTCACCCAAAAACTGACCGTTAAGGAGATCGGCTTGGCGAGAATTTATGGGGAAAGCCGCTATGACACGGCTGTGGAAATCGCCAAAGCTTACTTCTCTGCCGGTGCCGACACCGTGATCCTGGCCCGGGGAGACGTCTCCGCCGACGCTCTGCCGGCAGTACCTTTGGCTAAGAAACTCGACGCCCCGATTCTGCTCACTCCTCCGGATCACCTGCCGGACAGCGTTCTGGCCCAAATCCAGGCCCTGGGCGCTAAAAAGGTGATCATTACCGGCGGCATCGGAGCCGTCCTGCCTGCCGTATCTGACCAGCTGGCAGCTCAGGGAATCAGTGTGGAACGGATTTACGGAACAACTCAGTATGAAACGGCCTATGAAATTGCCAAAGCCCTGGGCAGCGGGGCGGGCCAGGCCGTTCTGGTCAACGGCAACAGCGGGCAGGGCTCCTTTGCCGACGCTCTATCCATTGCCTCCTGGGCAGGATATCAGGGAGTACCTATCCTTTACGCAGGCGGAGAAGGGGAGACTCTGCCGGAAGCCACGGCCCGGGCTTTCAATGAACTGGGCGTCAGTCAAACCCTCCTCATTGGCGGAACGGCAGTCCTGCCGCAAGGTTTGGAAAGCCTCGTCCCCAACGCCAAGCGCTATGACGGCATCGACCGTTACGGTACCAATGCCCGGGTTCTGGCTAATCTCCAGCCTGATCCCCAAGCCATCTATGTGGTCAGCGGCCGGGATTTTGCCGACGCTCTCTCCGCAGCAGCTGTGGCAGCCCAAAACAACGCCTGGCTGCTGCTGGCGGGCTACCAGGGAGAAGGGGGAAGCAATGGTTTGACCCTGGAGCAGCAAGCCCTGCTCCAGTCAGCTAAAGAGAAGGTGGAGGAAGTACGGATCTTCGGAGGCACCATGGCTGTACCTCAGTCCACGCTGGAAGCTGTTAAAGCTCTTCTGGAAGACTAA
- a CDS encoding TetR/AcrR family transcriptional regulator: MKKTADLILNQSQQWFIDALLTLMKTKPFHKIQIKELAEKAGLDRRTFYRHFKSKEDVLFLQCRVVIEDFAKKVLAKNELNFKTVAISYFEFWNDYLDFLKLLKASNMICFFSDKMDKLYYEHVTSKVKQYLNGVELDHKTRYHFFYGMGGLWHVMNWWQLEDPRETPEEMGQILVEYITEIYASLALNTAAGNSVRQAASPS, encoded by the coding sequence ATGAAGAAAACAGCTGATCTTATCCTCAATCAGTCCCAGCAATGGTTTATTGATGCCCTGCTGACCTTAATGAAAACAAAACCTTTCCATAAAATTCAAATTAAAGAGCTGGCCGAGAAAGCAGGTTTAGACCGCAGGACTTTTTACCGGCATTTTAAATCTAAAGAGGACGTCCTGTTCCTACAGTGCAGAGTCGTCATTGAGGATTTTGCCAAAAAAGTCCTGGCTAAAAATGAATTAAATTTTAAAACCGTCGCCATCTCCTATTTTGAGTTTTGGAATGACTATCTTGATTTTCTTAAACTTTTGAAAGCAAGCAATATGATCTGCTTCTTTTCCGATAAGATGGATAAGCTCTATTATGAGCATGTAACTTCTAAAGTTAAACAATATTTGAACGGCGTGGAATTAGACCATAAAACCAGATACCATTTTTTCTACGGGATGGGCGGCCTTTGGCATGTGATGAATTGGTGGCAGTTGGAAGATCCTCGCGAGACGCCGGAAGAAATGGGACAGATCCTGGTGGAGTATATTACCGAAATCTACGCTTCTTTAGCTTTAAACACTGCAGCCGGGAATTCGGTCCGCCAGGCCGCCTCACCAAGTTAA
- a CDS encoding methyl-accepting chemotaxis protein, whose protein sequence is MEKFMGRETLEFFARMTPLLNRLFLMDVFVAVSDTQTILAYQAAKTFDIGIKAGDQLKSGTSLAKAMRERKSEILEIDKEVLGVAYKTVTEPIFDENQQVIGGISVGTSLENQNKLGEIIEQFSASFQEINSSIQEIATGSEKLATVGEELSQTAVNTKADVKKTDDIIQMIKSISDQTKLLGLNAAIEAARAGENGKGFAVVAEEIRGLSAKSNSSAKEVNNILKAIADSGNFISDEIQELSAISEEQSAAMEEISTAVQDLAAQLEALTGFTKII, encoded by the coding sequence ATGGAAAAATTTATGGGCAGAGAAACATTGGAGTTTTTTGCCAGAATGACTCCGTTATTAAATAGGCTCTTTCTAATGGATGTTTTCGTTGCCGTAAGTGACACTCAAACCATTCTGGCTTACCAGGCAGCCAAAACCTTTGACATTGGCATTAAGGCCGGCGATCAGCTTAAATCGGGCACATCCCTGGCCAAAGCCATGCGGGAAAGAAAGTCGGAAATCTTAGAAATCGACAAAGAAGTTCTGGGGGTAGCCTATAAAACCGTCACAGAGCCTATTTTTGATGAAAACCAGCAAGTCATCGGCGGAATCAGCGTCGGCACAAGTCTGGAAAACCAAAATAAGCTGGGTGAAATCATTGAACAGTTCAGCGCTTCCTTTCAGGAAATCAACAGCAGTATTCAGGAGATTGCCACGGGTTCCGAGAAACTGGCGACAGTTGGCGAAGAATTGTCCCAAACCGCTGTCAACACCAAAGCCGATGTTAAAAAAACCGATGACATTATTCAAATGATCAAAAGCATTTCGGATCAAACCAAACTTCTCGGTTTAAATGCCGCCATTGAAGCAGCCAGGGCCGGCGAGAACGGCAAGGGCTTTGCCGTTGTGGCCGAGGAAATCCGGGGCCTTTCGGCGAAAAGCAACAGCTCGGCTAAAGAAGTGAACAATATTTTAAAAGCCATTGCCGACTCCGGTAATTTTATCAGCGATGAAATTCAGGAGTTGAGCGCTATAAGTGAGGAACAATCGGCAGCTATGGAAGAGATTTCTACCGCCGTACAGGATCTTGCCGCTCAATTAGAGGCCTTGACGGGATTTACGAAAATTATTTGA
- a CDS encoding DNA-3-methyladenine glycosylase family protein encodes MLDTHYFQYGEKEIEHLKAKDPILGAAIDEVGHIDRVVIPDMFMALVNSIVGQQISTKAQATIWERMQNQFAPLTPENIGIISAEDLQTCGISMRKALYIKEIAAAVLDGSLDLAHLHTMTDDEICKRLCRIKGIGVWTAEMLMTFSMQRMDIMSWDDLAIHRGLRMIYHHRKITPELFAKYKRRYSPYATVASLYLWAIAGGACAELVDYAPKTEARKKADAKKRRKIHS; translated from the coding sequence ATGCTTGACACACACTATTTTCAATATGGAGAAAAAGAGATCGAGCACCTCAAAGCTAAAGACCCGATTTTAGGTGCCGCGATAGACGAAGTGGGACACATAGACCGTGTTGTCATCCCCGATATGTTCATGGCACTTGTCAATTCTATTGTTGGACAACAAATATCTACAAAGGCACAAGCGACCATTTGGGAGCGTATGCAAAATCAGTTTGCGCCTTTAACGCCGGAAAACATAGGGATAATATCAGCCGAAGACTTGCAGACTTGTGGAATATCCATGCGCAAGGCCTTATATATCAAAGAGATTGCAGCTGCGGTACTGGATGGGAGTTTAGATTTAGCCCATCTGCATACGATGACAGACGATGAAATTTGCAAACGGCTTTGCCGGATAAAAGGCATTGGCGTTTGGACTGCGGAAATGCTAATGACATTTTCCATGCAGCGTATGGATATCATGAGTTGGGATGATCTTGCTATCCACCGCGGACTTAGGATGATATATCATCACCGTAAAATCACGCCTGAATTGTTTGCCAAATATAAGCGCCGGTATTCGCCCTATGCAACAGTAGCAAGCCTGTACCTTTGGGCGATAGCCGGCGGCGCGTGTGCCGAGCTTGTGGATTACGCGCCCAAAACCGAAGCTCGGAAAAAGGCAGATGCTAAAAAACGAAGGAAGATACATTCCTAG
- a CDS encoding methylated-DNA--[protein]-cysteine S-methyltransferase: MKSVFFYNYPVGMLGIAEDNGAICRIFFKGETTPADFETIETPLIQKAAAQLTEYFAGKRRSFDLSLVLQGTDFQMSVWKTLQTIPIGETRSYKDVAVMIGNPRASRAVGMANNRNPMVIIVPCHRVTGQDGSMTGYIGGIPAKEYLLELERRDA; encoded by the coding sequence ATGAAAAGCGTATTTTTCTATAATTATCCTGTCGGTATGCTTGGAATTGCAGAAGATAACGGCGCGATATGCCGTATATTTTTTAAGGGCGAAACCACGCCCGCCGATTTTGAAACCATTGAAACACCGCTCATTCAGAAAGCGGCCGCGCAGCTCACCGAATATTTTGCCGGGAAGCGCAGGTCTTTTGATTTGTCGCTGGTTCTTCAAGGCACGGATTTTCAAATGTCTGTCTGGAAAACCTTGCAGACGATTCCCATTGGGGAAACTCGCAGCTATAAAGATGTTGCCGTGATGATTGGCAATCCTCGGGCAAGCCGGGCAGTAGGTATGGCGAATAACCGTAACCCTATGGTCATCATTGTTCCCTGTCATCGGGTGACAGGGCAAGACGGCAGTATGACGGGCTATATCGGTGGGATTCCCGCCAAAGAATACTTGTTGGAGTTGGAAAGACGCGATGCTTGA